The genomic region gcatttcagactcttttgttgactataatgactacttcatttcttctaagggattctttcccacagaagtagatataatggtcagttgagttaaattcacccattcccatccattttactttgctgattcctaaaatatccaCATTCCTTACCTTCAATTATTCCTGAGCATCCTTTATATTTCACCTTAATTATCAATGCCTCCAAGatattactgggagaaatatcaataacctcagatatgcagatgacacaacccttatggcagaaagggaagaagaactaaagagcctcttgatgaaggtgaaagaggagagtgaaaaagttagcttaaagctcaacattcagaaaactaagatcatggcatccggtcccatcacttcatggcaaatagatggggaaacagtgtcagactttatttttctgggctccaaaatcactgcagatggtgattgcagccatgagattaaaagacgcttactcctcagaaggaaagttatgaccaacctagacaacatattaaaaagcagagacattactttgtcaacaaaggtccgtctagtcaaggctatggtttttccagtggtcatgtatggatgtgagagttggactgtgaagaaaggtgagcaccgaagaattgatgcttttgaactgtggtgttggagaagactcttgagagtcccttggatggcaaggagatccaaccagtccatcctaaagatcagtcctaggcattcattggaaagactgatgctgaagctgaaactccaatactttggccacctgatgcgaagagctgactcactggaaaagaccctgatgctgggagggattgggggcaggaggagaaggggatgacagaggataagatggttggatggcatcaccaactcaatggacatgggtttgggtggactccgggagttggtgatggacagggaggcctggtgtgctgcggttcatggggtcgcagagtgttggacacgactgagcgactgaacttactGACCAAGATATTTTCTATGATTCCTGCAGGATGTTTCTTTGGCATTTTGGTCTTTCCTTATAGTAACacattttattacttgttttcattctgtctttctAGGTAGAGTGTCAGACGGCAGAAACTGTGTCCACACCATTCCTCTGCATGTTAGCACTTATTTCTGGACTATGCTTGTCcctttttaattattctttaatgAATATTTGATTCTCTATTGTGCACTGAATTATCAAGGCCTTAATTTAACTAACATAGTCTCAAAGTCTCCCAGGTATCCCACTTTATTTTGCGATGATAATGAAATTCAGGTACTTGTGTTGGTATGGAAATGTATTAGTTTCTAACTGGAAGGTCACTTTATCCAGCTTCCCATATATGATTTACTGTAATCAAAATTCTAGAATTTTGTAAGATTATTCTTATCAAAAATGCAAAGTTAACAAAGCACAACAAAGAAGAGTAGGTGACCTTAGGCAGGGGTTTGGCAGGTTTGCAGTGGAGGCCTCCAACAAATTCAAAATTTGGCAGCACTGGGCGAGGAAATTCAAAATCCCAATAGGTTCGAATGAGCCACATATCAGCTTTTCCAATTGTCTCTAAAAATGTAGTGGGTCTTccttaaatgaaaagtaaaaacaaaaataacaacaaatattaGATCAAAAGAGAATATTGCCATGTGAATATATTAGGTAATATGGGGAAAGGAATTTGGAATAATATAGAGAAAGATGTTTGAAAGTGTATGTTCTTTGATAAAGCaaatatatacgtgtgtgtgtgtgtgtgtctgtgtgtacatatAATATGATATGATATAATGAAATATGATCTGGAAACTTGTATGTGTACActgaataatataatatatattatggaaAATGAGCTACACAAGTAGAAACAATTTCTAAATGCTTCCTAAAGACTCACACtacaaatgtgtttttaattcCTTAATCTACTTGTCTTTATTTATCAAGCTATTTAATGAGGTTTCCAGTGAGTTAAAAGATGAAGTTTCATCAGTTACATATAAAATTGCTTGGAGAAATCCTAAGTGTTTCAATTTGTGGTTTATGATTTCCTGGAGTGTCCTGTACTAGTATTAGGCCACAAGGTTCTACGTTATATTATAATTTAAGTGTTTCCATAATATTTATGGGATTGATGggtcattttatatttcattccATCATTTCCTTTTAAGAGACAAAATATTGTGGGTTTCTGTTTATGTGGTCACCTTCCAAGGCACTTGGAAAATTAGGACTTTGTGGTAACAACTGAAAAGATGACTTACCTAGTACTTCACTGTAAAATTCATCCCATGCCTTCTCATCAAATGTCTGGAACCAGAAGTCAAAATAAAGTACATATATCATATTTTTGACCCTTTCCATGAATGTCATGTGATCACTTAATGCTGAAAATATAACAGGCACATAAGATGGTGGGAATGGAAGTTTTCCACTATACTTTTCAAACAAATGGCCAGGCGAGAAGCGGAGACTGTACACTAAAGGTATTCCAAGTATCTCAGTCAGCAGCTCACCACAGGGTCCAACAGCATCTGCAAGGAGGACATCAAACCTTGATTCCTGtagttttgtcataactttcttgtTCAAAACAACTTCTTTACAGACCTTCATAAGCATTCCAGAAAATTCAAAAAGTAAGCTTCTCAATTCTCTAAATGATGAAACATTTGTCCAAAATGAATTTTTTGCCATATATGTCCATTTCTCAAGCAAATTCTTGACAGCAATCTCAAAATCATCTTTAATTAAAGATACAGGGAAAATCTCAAACTTAAAAGCAGATGGTTTTTCGGCATCAGTAATAGTGGAGGCTGAAGATATTAGAACAGTCACCTCATGACCCCTCATGACCAGTTCATCCAGAACTGCCTTCATATTCATCCAGTGACTAAATTCCACTGGCCACACCAGCACCTTTCCACAGCTCCCAGAGCTAAAGTAGCAAGTCAGCTGTAGTAGCAGCAGAAGTGAGAACCATTTCATAGACATTTTGCTCATATGCAGTACTTAAAAGTTACTCTATTCTTTTGGTATTGTTCATGCTTATATCCAGGGAGAAATCAATCAGGAAGTTAAAATTTAACTCCTACATTTCAAATAACTAAATTTTATGAGTAGTCAGCAGCTGTGGAAATCAATTGCAAGGGCAAAGTGTAGAACATTTCATGATAATAAAGTGTTTAATATTGTTTTGTCAGCATTATCACTGATCCAAAAGTCAATGATCTTGCACATGCAAGTAAACTATGTTACTAATGTGTAAGAGAGAAGTGTATAGACTGCTGCAAAATCAATAGCATGTGAGTAGATCTTATGTCTGCAGTCTCCTTGACACTGAAGTAGATAAGATGACATCCACAAGTTGGAAGGTTAGGAGTTCCAAACACCTgtacccccccaaaaaacaataaatgaacaAGTAGAAATCAATTTAAATTACACTGGTTAAGTTCTGGACTACAACAAAAGTAGAGCAGAAACCTTGCAGAATGCAAAAACTGAGGATGGCCATGTAGTAAAACATGGAAAGCTTTTTAACTAGATCACCAAATCTTCCAGTGATTTGCTCAAAGGGATTTCACCCCATGGGAAAAAGGAGAACAGAACTCTGGCAAATCTCAGCATCATAGACATTTGCAACCTTTGCTACTAAGGACTTACAGTCTTTACCAACACTGATTCCAGCTGACAGAGCTGCCCATAGTCCTTGCTACAGTGTCCTCCTTGTCTTTTGACAAGTCACTGTGGGGATACCTGACCTTGGGGCCCTGTCACCTTCATACCCATCCTACTTTCCTTGATTGTGACCACAGTGCCCTGACATGTATGGGATGAGAACTGCTGCTGCATGCTCTGCCCCCAGCTTCTACCATAGTGCTTGGTCTTGCCGTAACAAAAGCCATGCTGCTATTTTCTGAACCTGACTCTGTATTCCTAGTTGTAGCTCTGACTGGTTATTACTTAGGCTGAGCTGCTGCTGTTCTACACCTGATTCCTGGGCCCTAAACCTCAGCATCACTTTAGCACTGTTGGGCCACAGAGCTGCTACATTGACCTCACAGTCTGTGCTAAGTCAGCGCTTTGACCCACCACGACTGGGAACACACCACTGCCGCTCTCCAGTCCACCTCACGGGTCCTGACGTGGGGCTTAAACAGGCCATCACTGCGACCATGATGCGACTTCTCTGTGACTTCTCCTGACCAGAGTTGGAATTTTGACTCATCATTCCAGGGCTGCACTGCTGTGTGAGCCTGCACTCCTGGGCCTGAGCTACTGCGGAATTCTGTCGCATCAGGGCTTGCACCACTGCTGCATTACCCTACTCCCCATGTTGCTGAAGCAAACAACAAACATAGACCCCAGTTCCATGGCAGAATTATATCTGCTTGTCCCTTCAAGACTGGTCCTTCTGCCCCAGCCAGTACAGTTGTACCTCAGGACCAAAGCGATATAACTGTCCTGTGTGAGCCTGACCTAAGGTCTTTGGCTCCACTTCCTTTCTGAGTGCcagtgttatgcccgatgtccgaatccctgagccagaagagagaaggcttccaagacagtGCAACttgcaaaaaagggaagtttattgctgactcgagtcagggcttactgccgcaaccaacgcagtggtgcacgGTCAGAGAGtgctgagcccaagctgttacacaaatttatagggggagcataagcagttggtagctggcttaagaggattggttacatgtttgcaaagtaatcttattggctcaaaccttcacgggcttttttcaaacttgggcgtttgcgggcttttcagctttcccctgataggttccctttt from Cervus canadensis isolate Bull #8, Minnesota chromosome 26, ASM1932006v1, whole genome shotgun sequence harbors:
- the LOC122428378 gene encoding UDP-glucuronosyltransferase 2B4-like, with product MSKMSMKWFSLLLLLQLTCYFSSGSCGKVLVWPVEFSHWMNMKAVLDELVMRGHEVTVLISSASTITDAEKPSAFKFEIFPVSLIKDDFEIAVKNLLEKWTYMAKNSFWTNVSSFRELRSLLFEFSGMLMKVCKEVVLNKKVMTKLQESRFDVLLADAVGPCGELLTEILGIPLVYSLRFSPGHLFEKYSGKLPFPPSYVPVIFSALSDHMTFMERVKNMIYVLYFDFWFQTFDEKAWDEFYSEVLGRPTTFLETIGKADMWLIRTYWDFEFPRPVLPNFEFVGGLHCKPAKPLPKEMEEFVQSSGENGIVVFTLGSMISNITEEKVNVIASTLAQIPQKVLWRYDGKKPDTLGPNTRLYKWIPQNDLLGHPKTKAFITHGGTNGIYEAIYHGIPMVGLPLFADQPDNIERVKAKGAAVRVDLQTMSSRDLLNALKEVINNPSYKEKAVWLSTIHHDQPVKPLDRAVFWIEFVMRHKGAKHLRPAAHDLTWFQYHSLDVIGFLLACVATVAFVITKCFLFCYRTFAKTGKKQKRE